The genomic region AATCGGAATTAGGCGGCTTCGGCGAGTTTCGCAAGATTTTTCATCGCGCCCGGAAGTTCTTCTCGGATTTTATTTCCGATCACTCTGGAAAATAAAAAAGAAAGAGGGCCGGTAAACGTTACCGTGTGGATGAACCTGCTTCCGTTTGCTAAGGGAAGAATTTCGTGTCTGAATTCCAACTTACAAAGAGGAAGATTGGTGAGATCGGAAAAGAATTCTTTTTCGCGGACCTCTGTCAGTTTGAACCAAGTTTTGGGACCGCCCTTCGGTTTCAGCATTCCCTTGCTTCCCACTTTGAATTCTCCCTCTAAAAAAGAATCTTCCACCTCGTGATCCCAGGTTTTCCAATTGGATACGTCTT from Leptospira kmetyi serovar Malaysia str. Bejo-Iso9 harbors:
- a CDS encoding SRPBCC family protein, with protein sequence MKRIQHEEITQANPAKLWKVYQDVSNWKTWDHEVEDSFLEGEFKVGSKGMLKPKGGPKTWFKLTEVREKEFFSDLTNLPLCKLEFRHEILPLANGSRFIHTVTFTGPLSFLFSRVIGNKIREELPGAMKNLAKLAEAA